One genomic window of Pseudomonas chlororaphis subsp. piscium includes the following:
- a CDS encoding alpha/beta hydrolase has translation MSWQNWSISWLLRLKAKPLIAKPGLSVQDMRTHSDKGARVAHPPKGWRIRENTEACQPLRGEWVEPQDPAQRDRLHRVVMYLHGGGYCFCSPKTHRRIAYALASGGEARTFSLAYRLAPEHPFPAAVDDALAAYRQLLAEGVCPARMVICGDSAGGGLALAMLLSLRDSDEPMPAGAVLFSPWTDLAATGASLATNNQSDVMLTGAAVARFSRHYLNDTPADHPIASPLYAQFSGLPPLFIQASDTEVLLDDAVRVAEKARLAQVTVNFKVWPRLPHAWPTMTPFLPEAKAAVKEAVEFIRSVTV, from the coding sequence GTGAGTTGGCAAAACTGGAGTATCTCCTGGCTATTACGGCTGAAGGCAAAACCCTTGATTGCCAAGCCCGGATTGTCGGTTCAGGACATGCGTACCCACAGCGACAAAGGGGCTCGCGTTGCACACCCCCCGAAGGGCTGGCGCATACGCGAGAACACTGAGGCATGCCAACCGTTGCGCGGCGAGTGGGTCGAGCCGCAGGACCCGGCTCAACGTGACAGGCTCCACCGTGTCGTCATGTACCTGCATGGTGGTGGTTACTGCTTTTGCTCTCCGAAGACCCATCGTCGGATTGCGTACGCATTGGCTAGCGGTGGTGAGGCGCGTACCTTTTCGTTGGCTTACCGGCTAGCTCCGGAGCATCCATTCCCCGCCGCAGTCGACGATGCCCTGGCCGCCTACCGGCAGCTACTTGCCGAAGGTGTCTGCCCTGCGCGCATGGTCATTTGTGGTGACTCCGCGGGTGGGGGCCTGGCCCTGGCAATGCTGTTGTCATTGCGTGATTCGGATGAACCGATGCCAGCAGGTGCGGTGCTGTTTTCGCCATGGACAGACCTGGCTGCAACGGGAGCCTCATTGGCGACGAACAACCAGAGCGACGTGATGCTGACAGGCGCAGCCGTAGCAAGGTTTTCCCGGCATTACCTGAACGATACGCCTGCGGACCATCCCATTGCTTCGCCACTCTATGCACAGTTTTCTGGTTTGCCGCCCTTGTTCATTCAAGCCAGTGACACCGAGGTGCTGCTGGATGACGCGGTGCGGGTTGCCGAAAAAGCCCGTCTGGCTCAGGTTACGGTGAATTTCAAAGTCTGGCCCCGTCTCCCGCATGCCTGGCCGACGATGACCCCTTTCTTGCCGGAGGCGAAGGCGGCAGTCAAGGAGGCAGTTGAATTCATCCGGAGCGTGACGGTGTGA
- a CDS encoding NAD(P)/FAD-dependent oxidoreductase produces the protein MSTELSLVDFDFIVIGGSYAGQSAAMQLARARRRVLVMDAGVRRNRFSRTLHGLPGQEGRSPDVIAQEGRAQIIAYPNVQWLEEEATNAERTESGFVVRGQSGQRFFAPNVVLATGVEDDLPPVDGLAQRWGRSVFHCPYCHGYELNQGYIGVLAVDEVAYQYALMLLDWGTVILLTDGRFEPDEAQREALAEHGVLIESQRVLRIVDTATVELGDGRKIVLDGLFCASHIRMASPLAVQLGCAFEEGPMGPYICTSETMETSVPGVFACGDMVRLGGTVPLAVGSGAQAGLAAHRASAQR, from the coding sequence ATGAGTACTGAACTTTCTTTAGTGGATTTCGATTTCATTGTGATCGGTGGCAGCTACGCCGGGCAGTCGGCGGCAATGCAACTGGCCAGGGCTCGCCGGCGTGTACTGGTGATGGACGCCGGCGTGCGCCGCAACCGTTTTTCCCGGACGCTACACGGTTTGCCTGGGCAGGAGGGGCGCTCACCCGATGTCATTGCGCAGGAGGGGCGGGCGCAAATCATCGCTTATCCGAATGTGCAGTGGTTGGAGGAGGAGGCCACAAACGCGGAGCGCACCGAGTCCGGATTTGTCGTTCGCGGTCAGTCGGGGCAACGTTTTTTTGCTCCGAACGTGGTGTTAGCCACAGGTGTGGAGGATGACTTGCCGCCTGTGGACGGATTGGCCCAGCGCTGGGGTCGTAGCGTATTCCATTGCCCTTATTGCCATGGCTACGAATTGAATCAGGGCTACATCGGCGTGCTCGCGGTCGACGAAGTCGCCTATCAATACGCATTGATGCTGCTTGACTGGGGGACAGTAATCCTCCTGACCGACGGCAGGTTCGAACCCGATGAGGCTCAACGTGAGGCCTTGGCAGAACATGGGGTGTTGATTGAGTCGCAACGGGTGTTACGCATTGTTGATACAGCGACTGTCGAGTTGGGTGATGGGCGAAAAATTGTCTTGGACGGTTTGTTCTGTGCCAGTCACATCCGTATGGCGAGCCCGCTTGCCGTACAACTGGGCTGCGCCTTCGAAGAGGGGCCAATGGGCCCCTACATTTGCACCAGCGAAACCATGGAAACTTCGGTCCCTGGAGTGTTTGCCTGCGGTGACATGGTTCGCTTGGGCGGAACCGTCCCCCTGGCCGTGGGTTCAGGTGCCCAGGCAGGACTTGCCGCGCACCGGGCGTCAGCACAACGTTGA
- a CDS encoding alpha/beta fold hydrolase produces MKANIQDIHARAPLQHGKPRPMRSPQNREEHLVLSLARDLFGEHATLDDNFIDLGGHSLLAVHFIQRIALETGVQLPITQFLQDDCLGSLAKALGESQAGVVDVLHPRILFIPGNPGSALNASRLAAHLVDWRLHGLEAPRFDGSQPSVATVEAFAEQHLADLPANDNPTVIIGHSFGGWVAFEMGLRLQARGHEAVVILLDTVSPYRLLSRCDVSDEGLLAEVEHLYAPAEQARFPMMLLRATETRPGTRDKTAPDYGWGELCQQLHVDTIESDHLSIMADPATEVLAHRIEGWLHQLNR; encoded by the coding sequence ATGAAAGCCAATATTCAGGACATTCACGCCCGCGCACCCTTGCAGCACGGAAAGCCCAGGCCTATGCGCTCGCCTCAAAATCGGGAAGAACACCTCGTGCTTTCTCTTGCGCGTGATCTTTTCGGTGAGCACGCCACCCTTGATGACAACTTCATTGATCTGGGAGGGCATTCGTTGCTCGCCGTGCACTTCATTCAACGCATTGCCCTTGAGACGGGGGTGCAACTGCCCATTACGCAGTTCTTGCAGGATGACTGCCTCGGCTCACTGGCGAAGGCTTTGGGAGAAAGCCAGGCCGGTGTTGTGGACGTCCTTCACCCCAGAATCTTATTTATCCCGGGCAATCCTGGAAGCGCCCTCAATGCTTCTCGGTTGGCCGCGCACCTGGTGGATTGGCGTTTGCACGGTCTTGAGGCGCCAAGGTTCGATGGCTCACAGCCGTCGGTTGCAACGGTCGAGGCGTTTGCCGAGCAGCACCTTGCAGACCTTCCAGCGAACGATAACCCCACAGTGATCATCGGGCACTCCTTTGGCGGATGGGTGGCTTTCGAGATGGGGCTACGTTTACAGGCGCGTGGCCATGAGGCCGTAGTGATTCTGCTAGATACCGTCTCCCCCTATCGATTGCTTTCCCGATGCGATGTCTCTGACGAGGGGCTGCTGGCGGAAGTCGAGCATCTCTATGCGCCTGCCGAGCAAGCCAGGTTCCCAATGATGCTGCTTCGAGCTACCGAGACTCGGCCGGGCACCAGGGATAAAACCGCCCCCGACTATGGTTGGGGCGAACTCTGCCAGCAGCTCCATGTAGACACGATCGAGAGCGACCATCTTTCGATAATGGCCGACCCCGCAACTGAAGTATTGGCTCACAGGATTGAGGGGTGGCTGCATCAGCTAAATCGCTGA
- a CDS encoding phosphotransferase family protein: MQANDRDLITYVLPSGSGREAHRRFAVLERIAEHYRLAPKPLAVMDVSDEGLSLLVMERLPGILPTTCVSLTPDTVRRLCVGFISALASLHAIEIAPVDRPPEYLRRSIGDWERRWCEEEAAGAHDDFNAVVRWLTDNLPDQVASAFVHNDFKLDNILVDPGDPARVVGVVDWELATIGHPLADLGIALAYWIERGDSSLLRLDAPGPSCALGAPTRQELVELYAAASGREVPNASYWYVYGLLRLAVITQQLVLRHKDGGPPVPRGQLIVRSLLAHALNTCGSGRL, encoded by the coding sequence GTGCAGGCGAACGATCGCGACCTCATCACTTATGTTTTGCCGTCTGGCAGTGGGCGGGAAGCACACCGTCGTTTCGCAGTATTGGAGCGGATTGCTGAACACTATCGTCTAGCGCCAAAGCCGCTTGCTGTGATGGACGTCTCCGATGAAGGTCTGTCATTACTGGTGATGGAGCGGCTCCCAGGGATTTTGCCGACGACCTGCGTTTCGCTTACGCCTGACACTGTTCGTCGTCTCTGCGTTGGGTTTATTTCTGCGCTGGCGTCATTGCATGCCATTGAGATTGCTCCTGTTGATAGGCCTCCGGAGTATCTGCGTCGCAGCATTGGCGATTGGGAGCGGCGCTGGTGCGAAGAAGAGGCCGCAGGTGCTCACGATGACTTCAATGCGGTGGTGCGGTGGTTGACGGATAACCTGCCGGACCAGGTCGCTTCAGCTTTTGTGCACAATGATTTTAAGCTGGACAACATTCTGGTCGATCCCGGCGACCCTGCACGGGTGGTCGGGGTCGTTGACTGGGAGTTGGCCACCATTGGCCATCCTCTTGCCGATCTAGGGATCGCTTTGGCCTATTGGATTGAACGCGGCGACTCTTCGTTGCTGCGTCTCGATGCGCCGGGGCCAAGTTGTGCTTTGGGGGCACCGACCCGTCAGGAACTGGTAGAGCTGTATGCTGCGGCCAGCGGTCGCGAGGTACCCAATGCCTCGTATTGGTATGTCTACGGATTACTGCGGCTGGCTGTTATCACCCAGCAACTGGTGTTGCGTCATAAAGACGGTGGCCCACCCGTTCCCCGTGGCCAGCTCATCGTACGATCGCTCTTGGCTCATGCATTGAACACTTGTGGGAGCGGACGACTATGA
- a CDS encoding acyl-CoA dehydrogenase family protein: MNDRVAAFLAVEAALAAPEAALASGDFATVEQLMSDIRGANRARGLWLPQLSRVNGGSGLDLLELVEVGEVLGRSPLGHYAVNYQAPDAGNIDILLEYATSEQKRRWLDPLLQGKVRSCFAATEPDRAGSNPSALATKAVFKEGAWHLTGRKWFASGADRAAFAIVLAVTDETAPLHARTSTFIVPTDAPGYRHVRNIRVMGDEGCGWASHGEIELDDCRVETDALLGELGAGFVVLQARLATGRLHHCARWIGVCERAFAIMCRRASRRELAPGEFLSSRQTVQNWIAESRASIDAARLLVAQAASRLQKRHERAQVDISIAKFFVAGVTQNVLDHALQIQGALGVSGDTIVNVLWRHERAGRIYDGPDEVHKALVARHALAVFRGEPR; this comes from the coding sequence ATGAATGACCGAGTCGCGGCATTTCTAGCGGTTGAGGCGGCGCTGGCTGCGCCGGAGGCGGCACTGGCGAGTGGTGATTTTGCTACGGTCGAGCAGTTGATGAGTGACATCCGTGGGGCAAACCGGGCGAGGGGGCTTTGGCTTCCCCAGCTCTCTCGAGTCAATGGCGGCTCGGGGCTCGACCTGCTCGAACTGGTCGAAGTCGGGGAAGTGCTTGGCAGGTCGCCACTGGGTCACTATGCGGTTAACTATCAGGCACCTGATGCCGGTAATATCGACATCCTTCTCGAGTACGCCACGTCTGAGCAGAAAAGACGCTGGCTTGATCCTTTACTGCAGGGCAAGGTCCGCAGTTGCTTTGCGGCGACTGAGCCGGACAGGGCCGGCTCGAACCCTTCTGCTCTGGCGACCAAGGCTGTTTTCAAGGAGGGTGCATGGCACCTCACTGGCCGCAAGTGGTTCGCCTCGGGTGCAGACCGTGCGGCATTTGCGATCGTGCTCGCCGTTACCGATGAGACTGCGCCGCTGCACGCGCGAACTAGCACCTTTATCGTACCGACTGATGCACCCGGGTATCGGCATGTTCGCAATATTCGCGTGATGGGCGATGAGGGGTGTGGCTGGGCCAGCCATGGTGAAATCGAGCTGGACGACTGTCGAGTGGAGACGGACGCGTTGTTGGGCGAGCTTGGGGCTGGATTCGTCGTCCTGCAGGCCCGCCTTGCCACGGGGCGGCTACATCATTGCGCGCGCTGGATCGGTGTTTGCGAGCGCGCGTTCGCAATTATGTGTCGACGGGCCAGCCGCCGCGAACTCGCACCGGGGGAGTTTTTGTCGTCGCGCCAGACGGTGCAGAACTGGATTGCTGAAAGCCGTGCTTCGATCGACGCGGCCCGGCTCCTTGTCGCTCAGGCCGCGTCGCGCTTGCAGAAGCGCCATGAGCGAGCCCAAGTTGACATATCAATAGCGAAATTTTTTGTCGCCGGAGTGACCCAGAACGTCCTTGATCACGCCCTGCAGATCCAAGGTGCACTAGGTGTCAGCGGTGACACGATCGTAAACGTCCTCTGGCGCCATGAGCGCGCAGGACGCATTTATGACGGGCCTGATGAAGTACACAAGGCGTTGGTCGCGCGGCATGCGCTGGCCGTGTTTCGTGGTGAGCCTCGATGA
- a CDS encoding type I polyketide synthase — protein MSTNNPTRLMHDALIEIERLQRKLGGLEQQLNEPVAVLGMGCRFSGADSPEELWQLLLAGTDGVRAVPADRWDSERYFDADPDSAGHIYCRTGSFLDDIASFDPGFFGISAREATMLDPQQRILLEVVWEAVERSGIPASALKGSATGVFVGVMHQDYAHRIRNAADVDLYSASGNAASVLAGRISHVLGLHGPSITLDTACSSSLVAVHLACAALRAGECDIAIVGGVNVVLSPVSTAAECRAHMLSASGRCRPFDDSADGFVRGEGCGVVVLQRLSDATAAGRSIDALIAGSAVNHDGRSAGLTVPNEHAQRELIRAALRAANIDAQQVQYVEAHGTGTSLGDPIEAAALASVFANRAKGSPVLLGSIKSNLGHLEGAAGIAGLIKAILCVRHGVVPATLHVLQPNRGVDWRSVPLRLARQNEQMSGALRVAGVSSFGFSGTNAHALVVAAPVSQAVRGEVRFPQLLTVSAKSAASLLMNAVRFAEHLSGISETELEDVCFSSRVARTHFSHRLAVVASSAQEMANELRRFALGEQTTVVSGLTRAMSPARDVAGEALPETLEAIAQGYVLGAPVDLTRLAPERCRIVSLPTYAFDRQKYWLDEQSGATQAPPLYRIAWKPIPLVASALRSGRRIIAGNDPQLCGEIAAALEAAGEQCTVVGAEVETILGAGNANLGVMLVVAGSLATTEPLEAITQYGALIIELAQALALNPSLGPVVVVTRGATFTGPAEEVDPVVSAINAAVRVARREQGALWGRSVDIDGSQQSLATLAAMLGTVEDGEEEVAIRAAVILVPRLRRTGTCEVMPDIAADGVYVITGGTGALGLASACWLASRGARHLLLISRRGEQEQDVRASCDQLRSDGVDVRVACADVADEVSLRSALALADRPVRGVIHCAGVIDDSSLVTMTSATFAGVLRAKVGGADLLDRLTVNQPVDLFLLFSSISVALGRHGQAAYAAANAYLDALSQQRCLHGRPALSVGWGLWAAGMGTTDPKVLERMRASGLQALTETEAFGALEKAFNVDAHLIIAAIDTQRIASQPNLPRLLEGMVGGHPPMRRPVFDFEQLRGHSADARRALIAEYLGGELQFILSSDVELSHDMSLIELGMDSLTGSELRNAIERSTGVYVPMQHFIDGSPLNTVVEVIVGQLERRLVTTQSVSPGTSTEKITL, from the coding sequence ATGAGTACGAACAATCCCACTAGGCTGATGCACGATGCGCTGATAGAGATTGAACGGCTCCAGCGAAAACTGGGTGGACTGGAGCAACAGTTGAACGAACCCGTTGCGGTGCTCGGCATGGGGTGTCGATTTTCCGGTGCAGACTCGCCAGAGGAATTGTGGCAACTGCTACTTGCCGGTACGGACGGCGTTCGAGCGGTCCCGGCTGACCGGTGGGATAGCGAGCGCTACTTCGACGCCGATCCGGATTCGGCAGGCCATATCTATTGCCGCACGGGCAGTTTTCTAGACGATATCGCGTCCTTTGATCCTGGGTTTTTCGGTATTTCGGCGCGAGAGGCGACGATGCTTGATCCGCAACAGCGAATCCTGCTGGAAGTTGTATGGGAAGCGGTGGAGCGATCCGGTATTCCTGCCTCGGCACTGAAGGGCAGCGCCACCGGCGTATTTGTCGGTGTTATGCATCAAGATTATGCCCACCGAATTCGCAACGCCGCTGATGTGGACTTGTACAGCGCTTCGGGTAACGCAGCCAGCGTGCTGGCCGGACGTATATCCCATGTGCTTGGGCTGCACGGGCCGTCGATCACCCTTGACACAGCCTGTTCATCTTCACTGGTTGCTGTTCATCTCGCTTGCGCTGCATTACGCGCCGGCGAATGCGACATCGCTATTGTCGGTGGTGTGAATGTCGTCCTTTCGCCAGTTTCCACAGCGGCAGAGTGTCGTGCTCATATGTTATCGGCCAGTGGCCGGTGCCGCCCCTTCGACGACTCCGCAGATGGCTTCGTCCGTGGCGAAGGATGTGGTGTCGTTGTGCTGCAACGGCTGAGTGATGCGACAGCGGCCGGTCGCTCGATCGACGCCTTGATCGCGGGGTCTGCCGTCAACCATGACGGTCGGAGCGCCGGGTTGACGGTACCGAATGAACACGCCCAGCGTGAACTGATACGAGCGGCATTGCGGGCCGCCAACATCGACGCTCAACAGGTGCAATATGTTGAAGCCCATGGGACGGGTACATCACTGGGCGATCCGATCGAAGCTGCGGCCCTGGCATCGGTTTTTGCCAACCGTGCGAAAGGTTCGCCTGTGCTACTTGGTTCGATAAAAAGCAATTTGGGGCATCTGGAGGGGGCCGCGGGGATTGCTGGATTGATCAAAGCTATTCTTTGCGTACGTCACGGCGTAGTGCCTGCGACGCTTCACGTCCTGCAGCCCAATCGTGGTGTTGACTGGCGCTCAGTGCCGCTTCGGCTTGCCCGGCAGAATGAGCAGATGAGTGGAGCCCTGCGCGTGGCAGGTGTCAGCTCCTTTGGTTTCAGTGGGACCAATGCCCATGCGCTCGTCGTGGCGGCACCGGTCTCCCAAGCTGTACGGGGGGAGGTTCGCTTTCCACAGTTATTGACAGTTTCGGCTAAATCAGCGGCATCGCTTCTCATGAATGCGGTTCGTTTTGCCGAGCACCTCTCTGGGATCAGCGAAACCGAACTCGAAGATGTCTGCTTCTCGTCCCGCGTGGCGCGGACACATTTTTCCCACCGCCTGGCAGTCGTTGCATCGAGTGCGCAGGAGATGGCCAATGAGCTGCGCCGATTTGCCCTGGGAGAACAGACGACAGTGGTGTCCGGTCTGACCCGTGCAATGTCACCTGCAAGGGATGTCGCTGGGGAAGCATTGCCCGAAACGCTGGAGGCCATTGCTCAAGGTTACGTTCTTGGCGCGCCAGTTGATTTGACCAGACTTGCGCCTGAGCGATGCCGCATAGTGTCATTGCCGACCTATGCATTCGACCGGCAAAAATATTGGCTGGACGAGCAGTCCGGAGCAACGCAAGCACCGCCGCTCTATCGGATAGCCTGGAAGCCGATACCGTTGGTTGCATCTGCGCTGCGTTCAGGCAGACGGATCATTGCTGGAAATGATCCGCAGCTGTGCGGTGAAATCGCCGCAGCACTGGAAGCAGCGGGCGAGCAATGCACCGTAGTGGGTGCGGAGGTCGAGACAATCCTGGGGGCAGGAAATGCCAACCTGGGTGTGATGCTTGTAGTCGCGGGCAGCCTGGCAACCACCGAACCGCTGGAGGCAATCACACAATACGGTGCCCTTATCATCGAGTTGGCTCAAGCACTCGCGCTGAACCCATCCTTGGGCCCCGTGGTGGTGGTCACACGAGGGGCGACCTTTACCGGGCCGGCGGAGGAAGTTGACCCTGTCGTCTCGGCCATCAACGCAGCGGTGCGTGTTGCACGCCGTGAGCAGGGGGCGCTTTGGGGCAGGTCGGTTGACATCGATGGATCGCAACAGTCACTTGCAACGCTTGCGGCCATGCTGGGTACAGTTGAAGACGGCGAAGAGGAGGTCGCTATTCGCGCGGCTGTCATCCTCGTACCTCGACTGCGCCGTACCGGGACCTGTGAGGTGATGCCTGACATTGCGGCTGATGGTGTGTATGTCATCACCGGTGGTACAGGCGCCCTCGGCCTGGCTTCCGCGTGTTGGCTGGCGAGCCGTGGGGCGCGCCATCTTTTGTTAATCAGCCGTCGGGGCGAACAGGAACAAGACGTGCGCGCGAGCTGCGATCAACTGCGCAGCGACGGTGTTGATGTGCGTGTGGCCTGTGCCGATGTAGCGGACGAGGTATCACTGCGTAGTGCGTTGGCACTGGCAGACCGCCCCGTTCGTGGCGTTATCCATTGTGCCGGTGTGATTGACGACTCCTCCCTGGTCACCATGACGTCGGCAACATTCGCCGGGGTGTTGCGCGCCAAGGTGGGAGGGGCCGACCTGCTTGACCGGCTGACAGTTAACCAGCCCGTCGATCTGTTTCTTCTTTTCTCGTCGATCTCGGTCGCACTTGGGCGCCATGGCCAGGCGGCCTACGCGGCGGCAAATGCCTACCTCGACGCACTTTCGCAACAACGTTGCCTGCATGGACGTCCCGCCTTGTCAGTCGGCTGGGGACTGTGGGCGGCAGGCATGGGGACTACTGACCCCAAAGTACTGGAGCGAATGCGTGCGAGCGGCCTGCAGGCATTGACCGAAACCGAGGCTTTTGGAGCGCTGGAAAAAGCATTCAATGTCGATGCACACCTCATCATCGCGGCGATTGATACCCAGCGGATAGCTTCACAGCCGAACCTTCCGCGACTGCTTGAGGGGATGGTTGGCGGTCACCCTCCGATGCGAAGACCCGTATTTGATTTCGAGCAACTTCGTGGGCACAGCGCTGATGCTCGCCGAGCATTGATCGCCGAGTACCTAGGGGGGGAGCTGCAGTTTATCTTGTCCAGTGATGTCGAGTTGTCGCACGACATGTCGCTGATTGAACTGGGGATGGACTCCCTTACCGGCTCGGAACTGCGTAACGCCATAGAACGATCGACTGGCGTTTATGTACCTATGCAGCACTTCATCGATGGGTCGCCGTTGAACACCGTGGTTGAAGTGATTGTGGGCCAACTTGAGCGCCGGCTCGTGACTACCCAGTCGGTGAGCCCAGGTACTAGCACAGAGAAAATTACCCTATGA